Sequence from the Nocardiopsis sp. YSL2 genome:
ACGGCGGCGGACCGGTTCGCCGTCCCCGACGGCTGGCGCATGGGCGGACCGGCCTGGACCCGGTGGCGGCTGCGCGCGCCCCGGCACGACTCCGCCGTGGTGCGGGTCCGCCGCACCGGCCCCGGAAGCTTCCTGGTCCGGGTGGAGGAGGACGCGGCGCCCGCGCCGGGGGATCCGGCGGGCTCGGCGGCGCCGGTCGATCCCGTCCCGGCCCGCGCACGCCGGACCGCGGACGGCACACGGCTGACGGTCGGCTACGACGGGCGCAGCCGCACCTACACGAGGGCCTTCGACCCGGCCACCGACCACCGGTGGCTCGGCGCGGACGGCACCGCGTGGACCCTGCACGAGGAGCCCGTGGCCGCCGCCCTGCGCGACGACGCCGCCGCGGGCGACGGCACCGTGCGCAGCCCCATGCCGGGCACGGTGCTCGCCGTCCCGGTCGAGGTGGGGCAGACGGTCGCGGCGGGCACGCCGCTGGCCGTCGTCGAAGCGATGAAGATGGAGCACTCCGTGCCCTCCCCGATCGACGGAACCGTCGCCACCGTGGCGGTCCGGCCGGGGGCGTCCGTACCGATGGACGCCGTCCTGGTCACCGTCGAGCCCGCCCCGGACGCCGCGGCTCACCCGCCGGCCGCGTCCGACTCCCACCCCGCCACCAGCGAGGAGAACCAGCCATGAACCGTCACGAACTGTCGACCGAGCACGCCGACCTGAGGGCCGCCGTGGAGGAGTTCGCCCGGACCGAGGTCGCCCCGGTCATCGGCGACTTCTACGAGCGGGGCGCCTTCCCCTACGACATCGTCGCGAAGATGGGGCGGATGGGGCTGTTCGGGCTGCCCTTCCCCGAGGAGCACGGGGGGATGGGCGGCGACTACTTCGCGCTGTGCCTGGCCCTGGAGGAACTGGCCCGGGTGGACTCCTCGGTGGCGATCACCCTGGAGGCCGGGGTGTCGCTGGGCGCGATGCCGCTGTACCGGTTCGGGTCCGAGGACCAGAAGAAGACCTACCTGCCCCGGCTGTGCTCCGGCGAGGCGCTGGGGGCGTTCGGGCTGACCGAGCCCGGCGCCGGCTCGGACGCGGGCGGCACCCGGACCACGGCGCGCCTGGAGGACGGGGAGTGGGTGATCAACGGGACGAAGTCGTTCATCACCAACTCCGGCACCGACATCACCTCCCTGGTGACCGTCACGGCCGTGACGGGACGGCGCGAGGACGGGCGCCCGGAGATCTCGGCGATCCTGGTTCCCGCGGGCACACCGGGGTTCTCGCTCGGCCAGCACTACTCCAAGGTGGGGTGGAACGCCTCGGACACCAACGAGCTGGTGTTCGAGGACTGCCGGGTGCCCGAGGCCAACCTCGTGGGCGAGCAGGGGCGCGGGTACGCCCAGTTCCTGCGGATCCTGGACGAGGGCCGGATCGCCATCGCCGCGCTCTCGGTGGGCCTGGCGCAGGGGTGCGTGGACGAGAGCGTGCGCTACGCCCACGAGCGCAGCGCGTTCGGGCACACCATCGGCGAGTACCAGGCGATCCAGTTCAAGATCG
This genomic interval carries:
- a CDS encoding acyl-CoA dehydrogenase family protein, giving the protein MNRHELSTEHADLRAAVEEFARTEVAPVIGDFYERGAFPYDIVAKMGRMGLFGLPFPEEHGGMGGDYFALCLALEELARVDSSVAITLEAGVSLGAMPLYRFGSEDQKKTYLPRLCSGEALGAFGLTEPGAGSDAGGTRTTARLEDGEWVINGTKSFITNSGTDITSLVTVTAVTGRREDGRPEISAILVPAGTPGFSLGQHYSKVGWNASDTNELVFEDCRVPEANLVGEQGRGYAQFLRILDEGRIAIAALSVGLAQGCVDESVRYAHERSAFGHTIGEYQAIQFKIAEMEARAHTARLAYYDAASRMLAGEPFKKEAAIAKLIASNAAMDNARDATQVFGGYGFMNEFPVGRFYRDAKILEIGEGTSEVQKMLIARELGLPA